A genomic region of Xanthomonas fragariae contains the following coding sequences:
- the infA gene encoding translation initiation factor IF-1 encodes MSKDDSIEFEGSVSETLPNTTFRVKLENGHEIIAHISGRMRKNYIRILTGDRVKVEMTPYDLTKGRITYRMK; translated from the coding sequence ATGTCGAAAGACGACTCCATTGAATTCGAAGGCAGCGTCAGCGAGACGCTCCCCAACACCACGTTCCGGGTCAAGCTGGAAAACGGGCACGAGATCATTGCCCACATCTCCGGCCGCATGCGCAAGAACTACATCCGCATCCTCACCGGCGACCGGGTCAAAGTTGAGATGACTCCTTACGACCTGACGAAGGGCCGTATTACCTACCGCATGAAGTAA